The genomic window ATTGCAGCGATAAATGTTTGACATCCAAGCGCTGAAAAACTTTCACATTCCTGTCCAGAGGTCCCGTGTCGTTCGagagctctttggtcttgtgTAATCGACACGGGTTTTTATTACGATGACTTTATTACTTTTATAGCCTTTTATTATATCTCCATGTAATAGTCTGCTTTCTCCTGTTCTTCCAGTTCAAATGAATCAGAGCGGAGCAAAGCTGTGGGCAGCAGATATCAGGTAAGCATCGGTACGGTATTAGGTAGGCGAATAATGCGCTgagatttcttattttattattacgtTGCAGCAACAGTCACGTAATGACTTTTGTCTGATTGTATCGATGCTAAGATGACAAGACAGGAATTCTATGCTCTTAAAAGCCTCACAGATGGATTGTTGTTTTAGGAATAAGAAAGAAAGTACAGGGTGTGTATGCGCCTTCAGGCAACCAGTTTGTCAAGGTTTGAATATTTTAGTGAGGTACACCTTGGGAACAGTCGGACATAATAAATGGCAGTAAGAAATGAATTTTCTTGGTGAAACTTCTCACAAATGTGAGAACTTTTGGTCACATTTAGGACCGATGGCAGCTGCTGTTGAaacgtatgtatgtttatgttggTGATAAAAAATAGCATTAACCTTATATCGATGAAAATAAAAGCCGATCCAACGTTTCATTGCGTCTGACTGACAAGATGGCGGTTGTAGCGTCATGGTCTGACGCTGCATGAGGCTGCCGGTGCTGGGaagttcattgagggaaacatgaattccaacatgcactgtgacattctgaagcagCACATGatcccctccctccctttggGAAACTGGGCCGCATGGCATTTTTCCAACATGATCCTGATCACGAGCCAAGCACGTCTCCACGCCTAAAACCCATTTCAGCACCTGTGGGGCATCATTCAGTGGAAGGGAGTCTGAAATGTGAGGGGATACTGTGGTGTATGTTTTCTGTGTTtcccagtggcgtcattattTAGGGAGTCTTCAGACTccctaaataattattaataataaataaaaataattattaataatttgatatttttatagatattttgttgatttttttttattttattgatttttttttacaaaaaaactatctgacaaatttcatataatagggcaaaggCAGGCTAATAGGCAAatcaataagcaggctaatattagcctactactactactgttagtagtagtaataattagaagaagaataatgatgatagtaataataataggctaattaataataatgattattctatcattgatgactgtccactggacagaatggttgcagagcttgagcagcggttttgcagtgtagattgtgtgtacttgtgtatatttaaatttaaatagtgtttgttggattttttttaatatctactacattcatatcttgtgcatctccaggggactaagccccccctgtcctcagaacctagtgacgcccctggtgttCCATGTATTGAAATCCAAATTtaagacagaaaaaaacacaaaaaaaacctttggcTTACcaatacttcctgttttggcaGGTGATTGGACCAACTTCCCTTCCAGACACCCCAAAGGATTTAACCAGCGATTCTCCATTACCAGAGAAGATCCCGTTTTTGGTCAAGGAAGACCAAGAGGTTTTCACAGTTTGCCATGAATCCAGAAGTATATCGCAGCCCAGATTGACCGTCTGCAAATTCACCGATTTGGACCAAACCGATGTTGAGGACCAGTCTGACTCCAGCGGAGCCATGTTGTCGTCTGCCATGGTGACAGTTCTGGCCCCAAATTGGACTGACCGACTTCGACGGTCCAAAAGGTTCGAGTCAACCGGGAGTTTGGAAACTCTGGTGAATCTACAAGGCGGGTCCGACTCGCGTTCGACGGATCATTCTCACGAGGTTCAAAGTGGCGTAGAGAAGATGTTCACCATCTCGCAAGCCCAGTCGAGAGCTCCATTCCAGTGTACCAGGCAAAGATCAACGGGCTGGTCTGCTAACAGCGGTCCTCCAAATGTGGGCTATGAATCAAAGACTAAATTTGTTCGAACAGTTTCGTTGGAAGTGAAAGGGACAGACATCAAGAAAGCAGAAGTAAGTTCTACCATGGATGCGAATCCACAAAAGAGGAATCCTGAAGGCGGTCCTCATGTCAGACATTCGTCTATGAGTTCCAAACCAACAACGAGCAGTCTTCTTCTATCATTAAGACGATTAAACAGTCTCTCTCGTACAAACCAAGCTCCTTCTGAGATACCGCTGAAGGCCGATCCGGATGTCAAGATTTTCTCAACAAATCTTTCTCAACCTTTTTCCAAACCTCGGAAAGAACTGATTAAATCACTTCCCTCTTCCGCATCCATTTCTCCTAAGGCGCCTGAAACCGAACCAGTCGGTTCCTCATCATTGTCTGATAGTAGTGCAAGAGGAAAAACAATCTTCCGTTCGTCTTTACCGATCAACAAAGATGACACACCCTTTTCCAAACTACAGCAAACAACCAACAGAACCCAGCCAAGTATTTCCCTGCTCAGTCGACGAGCATCTGGAAGGGAACGCAACTGGAGGGATTCGGGCATAGGATTAAACCTGATGTCGGACAGCCACGTGTCTTCATCTAAACCAACCCAGTACGACTCAAACATGCCCGTGGCCTCATCGTCTGGTTGGCAACAAACTGGCCAACAGACCAGTTCAACTCCAGTTCTCACGGACACACCCAATTTCCAAAACAAGCCGAACACACCCTTGATTCCTCTTTGTAACAATAATTGTGACCCAGCAGCTCTTAGCCTGAATAATAACAACCAAAGTCTTAACCATAAAGTTTCCCGTAATTGCAGCAACGGCACAGCAGAGTCGGTTTCCAATGTTAACCTGATGATAAAACCACAGCGAGGAGGAAGTCAGAGTGTCAAAGAGAAACATTCCGGCTATACAATTGACAAAGGGAAGCTAGCAAAACAACTCTATGAATccagtttaaagaaaatacaacTAAAGTCTTCAAGTTTTCCTGATGGTCAAGCGTCTTTCCCAAGTCATGGCTCGCTAAAATTAAATGGGAGTGAATTATCGAACAAAAATTATCAGTGCTTCCTCACGCCCACGTCTCCGGAACGCCAGAACTCTCCATCGATCTCCAGCGGTCTCCCACACAAGGACCAAAAGCCTTGTTCCTCTGTTGAGATCTCCAGAACTACATCATTGTCCTGTGGTTCTACATCCCAAACCACAACTCTCGGTTTTGAAAGACGCTATTCCTCCAATCCGAAGCCTCTCCAGCCGAAGTCTGTGCCCTGCCTTGTTCTTTCAGCGAGTCGATGCACCCCAGACTCTATCCCAACTTCAATGACTCCAAGCCTTCAAACTTCCAAACACCCTGCCGCCCTGATCCGTCCGAGCACGATTGACGCCGAACCGAAAAGTCCCAAAGCCGGAGGAATATTAACCAACCACTcggaaaaagagagaaaaagattGAGTCTCCCAGGACACGGAAAGCGAGTCAAGCATGTCATGTGGGAGGACACTGAGAATTCCGAACCCACTGAGATACCCGCTTTTTCTCCACTACCTCGCTCAAGGTCTCAGCGACTTATTCGATCACCGTCCATCTTCTCCTTTTTAAGATCAAGCAGTCCAAACACGAAAAACACTCCTCTCTGCACGACATCACCCAAGACTTCCAACTTGCATGTCGGGAAAGGAGGGAAGTATCGATCCTCATCGTCTGACTCTGCGGATCAGGTACTGAAAGAGGGGGAGCAGTCCAGTAAATCCGAGCAAATCGGCGATCAGGCGGTGGTCATGAATCAAGACAGACCAGTTTCGGCCCCACGCAGACTTCAGAGGTCCCTGTCCTTGCAGGCTATTTTGTTCCCGCCAACTGATCCCTCGCCAGCTCCCGATTTTTCAACTGGGTACAAAATCCGTTACAGCCCCCCACCTTACTCCACTCTCATCTCTACCCGGGTGGAAGCTAAGAAAGCGACTCCCAGGTCACCGCTTTTCCAAAACGCCAATTCCAACTATAGCTCGCATGCTGCCTTGCTTTGTCATGGAGATGGAGATGCAACCTTAACGACGTCGAAACCGCTGCAGAGGAAACCACCCAGACCTTCTCTTCGGCAGAATAAAATTCCATCACGAGAGAATTCCTTCAGTCGTGTCTCACACGCGGACGATATCAACAATAACAACTGCAAGAATATCAGTCAGCAGAACGGCCAAGAAAGCCGAGATAGTCTCGCCCAAAAGCATCAGAGCTCCAAAACGGATCCAGCTGCTCCAAGGAACGCAAGGGAAGAACCATTGCAACATCTATCAAAGATCCCAAGTGAAGACTCACACGGAACTACGAGTCGTTCCAATCTCAGCTCAAGCGGCAGCAGCTCGACCGAGAGCCGATCTGTTAGTGACGAAGTCTGCAACAAAAAAGCGAAGGACGGCATGATGGGAAAATTCCGGCTTTTTTCAGCAGAGAGCAACAACGAGCAGAACCCAAAGAGACGTCGTTTCGTTATGAAGAAAAGTCTCAGCACGCCAAACTCCGGTCCTTCAATGTCTGAATCCGAGAAAGTCCACAAGACTAACAAGAAAATAGACCAGGTTTTTAACAAACTGAAGCAAACGTTCAGCACTCGACGCTCTGAAGAAGATCCCGCATTTCCGTGGAAATTGAGACGAGCTTCAGAAACGCCTTCTTTCAGTGAATTAAGCGATACCAGTGATGCCACCATTGAGAGTACCAGAACTTCAGACGGGGACCAACAGCTCATGATGAGGGACAACAAGAGAAGAAAAGACGGTGAAGTGCAAGAACCGACCAGATACACCATCATTCCAACTTTATCTGTACAGAATTCCATGACGGAAAACGAATTCTTCATTTGGCCGGACCAGTCAAGTCCTAAAGTGAACCAAGACCAACCAAAGCATATGTCAGACCTGGTTGAAGTTAGACCAACCAATCAGTATCTTCTGTGCACGGATACCAGTCCCAGTCAGAGCCATGCTACAACGTTCCGGAAGTCTACATCGAGTTCAAAGAGTCCTTTCTCCCCGTTTTCCTCTCTTTCCACACTCTCACCGTATTCCTCACCTGATGTTGCGGACGATAACGTGTTCTACAGTCCAAAGCTGCAACGCCGCAGGGAGTCCTCATCGCCATGCGAGCCAGGGGAAGGAATGAGTCGAGTGAGTTCAAGGAGAAGCCGGGCATCCACAGGTCCACCAAGTGTAGGTCCGATCCAGAGTCAGGAACAATTGTCATCTTGCTACGCTGACTTAAAGTACGGCATCGAACCTGGCAGGTCGTTCTCGGTGAGCTCAGTTCTTTCCAGTCGCTCATCAAGACCTGGACGAATCTCCACCGGGCCCAAGTTCATGAGCGTGGGTGACCTATCTGAACCAGAACCAGCTTATGGAGGAGAAGAGGATTTGAATCCATGGCTTTCAACAAAATGCGATCACGGACCGATGTTCGATACCCAAATGGAGTCCTGCTTCCCCAGTGATGGTAAAGTCAGATCACGATCTCTCCCTCGGTCGCTGACCAGACATCTGGCTCAGCAGAGCTCCGGACTCCCGTTGTGTCCCGCCGCTGCCTCCACAGCTTCAACGTCGCCACATCGTTGGAGCCCCAACATGAACATTTGCCACTTTGACTGGGATACAGTGAGCCCCCCAACTCCCCCTCCTACGCCCCCTTTGTCGCCGCATACCAGACGCATGTCCAAACCTCCCAGTGTTTCCTCGCCAAATTTTCCCAGTCCACCAGCAGAACCACTGGACACCCATTCCCCCAGGGGGCATTTGCCCTCCCGGGGTTATATCTCCAGCCTCAGCACCTTTGAGGAGTCCTCGGATAGCACTTCGGACACGACGACCGACGATGAATATTACTTAGAAGAAAGCgaaaatgaagaaaaggagACAGAGTTGTGAGACGGTTAGTTTGATTTCTCTTCAATC from Doryrhamphus excisus isolate RoL2022-K1 chromosome 21, RoL_Dexc_1.0, whole genome shotgun sequence includes these protein-coding regions:
- the zmp:0000000991 gene encoding mucin-2 isoform X1, which produces MSTSDAGHLELTLGGETRRDAATARQENGLETPPLQHSCRLPITRERTSKALIIPRREVDADRGPRYTSFVLLRLSNNLDLNKSELRLKRKQDSCLRSSNESERSKAVGSRYQVIGPTSLPDTPKDLTSDSPLPEKIPFLVKEDQEVFTVCHESRSISQPRLTVCKFTDLDQTDVEDQSDSSGAMLSSAMVTVLAPNWTDRLRRSKRFESTGSLETLVNLQGGSDSRSTDHSHEVQSGVEKMFTISQAQSRAPFQCTRQRSTGWSANSGPPNVGYESKTKFVRTVSLEVKGTDIKKAEVSSTMDANPQKRNPEGGPHVRHSSMSSKPTTSSLLLSLRRLNSLSRTNQAPSEIPLKADPDVKIFSTNLSQPFSKPRKELIKSLPSSASISPKAPETEPVGSSSLSDSSARGKTIFRSSLPINKDDTPFSKLQQTTNRTQPSISLLSRRASGRERNWRDSGIGLNLMSDSHVSSSKPTQYDSNMPVASSSGWQQTGQQTSSTPVLTDTPNFQNKPNTPLIPLCNNNCDPAALSLNNNNQSLNHKVSRNCSNGTAESVSNVNLMIKPQRGGSQSVKEKHSGYTIDKGKLAKQLYESSLKKIQLKSSSFPDGQASFPSHGSLKLNGSELSNKNYQCFLTPTSPERQNSPSISSGLPHKDQKPCSSVEISRTTSLSCGSTSQTTTLGFERRYSSNPKPLQPKSVPCLVLSASRCTPDSIPTSMTPSLQTSKHPAALIRPSTIDAEPKSPKAGGILTNHSEKERKRLSLPGHGKRVKHVMWEDTENSEPTEIPAFSPLPRSRSQRLIRSPSIFSFLRSSSPNTKNTPLCTTSPKTSNLHVGKGGKYRSSSSDSADQVLKEGEQSSKSEQIGDQAVVMNQDRPVSAPRRLQRSLSLQAILFPPTDPSPAPDFSTGYKIRYSPPPYSTLISTRVEAKKATPRSPLFQNANSNYSSHAALLCHGDGDATLTTSKPLQRKPPRPSLRQNKIPSRENSFSRVSHADDINNNNCKNISQQNGQESRDSLAQKHQSSKTDPAAPRNAREEPLQHLSKIPSEDSHGTTSRSNLSSSGSSSTESRSVSDEVCNKKAKDGMMGKFRLFSAESNNEQNPKRRRFVMKKSLSTPNSGPSMSESEKVHKTNKKIDQVFNKLKQTFSTRRSEEDPAFPWKLRRASETPSFSELSDTSDATIESTRTSDGDQQLMMRDNKRRKDGEVQEPTRYTIIPTLSVQNSMTENEFFIWPDQSSPKVNQDQPKHMSDLVEVRPTNQYLLCTDTSPSQSHATTFRKSTSSSKSPFSPFSSLSTLSPYSSPDVADDNVFYSPKLQRRRESSSPCEPGEGMSRVSSRRSRASTGPPSVGPIQSQEQLSSCYADLKYGIEPGRSFSVSSVLSSRSSRPGRISTGPKFMSVGDLSEPEPAYGGEEDLNPWLSTKCDHGPMFDTQMESCFPSDGKVRSRSLPRSLTRHLAQQSSGLPLCPAAASTASTSPHRWSPNMNICHFDWDTVSPPTPPPTPPLSPHTRRMSKPPSVSSPNFPSPPAEPLDTHSPRGHLPSRGYISSLSTFEESSDSTSDTTTDDEYYLEESENEEKETEL
- the zmp:0000000991 gene encoding mucin-2 isoform X2; this translates as MLSSAMVTVLAPNWTDRLRRSKRFESTGSLETLVNLQGGSDSRSTDHSHEVQSGVEKMFTISQAQSRAPFQCTRQRSTGWSANSGPPNVGYESKTKFVRTVSLEVKGTDIKKAEVSSTMDANPQKRNPEGGPHVRHSSMSSKPTTSSLLLSLRRLNSLSRTNQAPSEIPLKADPDVKIFSTNLSQPFSKPRKELIKSLPSSASISPKAPETEPVGSSSLSDSSARGKTIFRSSLPINKDDTPFSKLQQTTNRTQPSISLLSRRASGRERNWRDSGIGLNLMSDSHVSSSKPTQYDSNMPVASSSGWQQTGQQTSSTPVLTDTPNFQNKPNTPLIPLCNNNCDPAALSLNNNNQSLNHKVSRNCSNGTAESVSNVNLMIKPQRGGSQSVKEKHSGYTIDKGKLAKQLYESSLKKIQLKSSSFPDGQASFPSHGSLKLNGSELSNKNYQCFLTPTSPERQNSPSISSGLPHKDQKPCSSVEISRTTSLSCGSTSQTTTLGFERRYSSNPKPLQPKSVPCLVLSASRCTPDSIPTSMTPSLQTSKHPAALIRPSTIDAEPKSPKAGGILTNHSEKERKRLSLPGHGKRVKHVMWEDTENSEPTEIPAFSPLPRSRSQRLIRSPSIFSFLRSSSPNTKNTPLCTTSPKTSNLHVGKGGKYRSSSSDSADQVLKEGEQSSKSEQIGDQAVVMNQDRPVSAPRRLQRSLSLQAILFPPTDPSPAPDFSTGYKIRYSPPPYSTLISTRVEAKKATPRSPLFQNANSNYSSHAALLCHGDGDATLTTSKPLQRKPPRPSLRQNKIPSRENSFSRVSHADDINNNNCKNISQQNGQESRDSLAQKHQSSKTDPAAPRNAREEPLQHLSKIPSEDSHGTTSRSNLSSSGSSSTESRSVSDEVCNKKAKDGMMGKFRLFSAESNNEQNPKRRRFVMKKSLSTPNSGPSMSESEKVHKTNKKIDQVFNKLKQTFSTRRSEEDPAFPWKLRRASETPSFSELSDTSDATIESTRTSDGDQQLMMRDNKRRKDGEVQEPTRYTIIPTLSVQNSMTENEFFIWPDQSSPKVNQDQPKHMSDLVEVRPTNQYLLCTDTSPSQSHATTFRKSTSSSKSPFSPFSSLSTLSPYSSPDVADDNVFYSPKLQRRRESSSPCEPGEGMSRVSSRRSRASTGPPSVGPIQSQEQLSSCYADLKYGIEPGRSFSVSSVLSSRSSRPGRISTGPKFMSVGDLSEPEPAYGGEEDLNPWLSTKCDHGPMFDTQMESCFPSDGKVRSRSLPRSLTRHLAQQSSGLPLCPAAASTASTSPHRWSPNMNICHFDWDTVSPPTPPPTPPLSPHTRRMSKPPSVSSPNFPSPPAEPLDTHSPRGHLPSRGYISSLSTFEESSDSTSDTTTDDEYYLEESENEEKETEL